The Cyprinus carpio isolate SPL01 chromosome B22, ASM1834038v1, whole genome shotgun sequence genome contains the following window.
ATTAACACTATTGGATATTTGTCACATTTAATGCAGACATtcagaaaatgtgaatatttagtAAACTTACAATGTCCAAaggtgtatatacagtataacatatGCAGCACAGCGGAATTCTGACATATTTCCACCACATCACATCTCAAATCATATTTGAAAACTGATggaaattatataatgtaattttttttttttttttttttttttttttggggggggggggggggggggtgttaaagcagctatatatatatatatatatatatatatatatatatatatatatatatatatatatatatacaagttttataaaatactatatattaaataaattataatattttgtatataattgatttaatgtaatttctgaaagttacattacattttatctaTGTTATATATGCTATATTACTATATGTATCAaagtattttactttaatataaggtagacatttaattaattcttgtttgaaataaattaaataaattaatataataaattatataactttATAATAGAAAATCATATTATCtttacaatatattgtttttgattatatataatattattattattattattaatttagttatttagtgctatataaatgatataatgtTTATGAAGTTTAAATTATAAAGGTTTGTTGAgttatatattatgcattatattatcgaaagttttaaaaatgacacacataTTATGAttagggatagttctcccaacaattcttgttccaaacctgtcagAATATATTTACAGACCACACAGCTGAGAGtatagccactgacttccatagcatgGGGAAaacaatactatggaagtcaatggctaccaactgtttggttcccagcattcttcaaaatatcttctttggtgttcAATGGATAGAAAGAAGAAACGCacacaggtttgtaacaactcaaggctgaataaatgatgaaagaatgttTACTTCTGGGTGAACTTCCCTTTAATCAAGCATCTCTAGTGTGTTTTGACATGATGAAATGAATGATGTTGGAGGAGCATAGAGGAAGTGATTCATAGATCATAAATCTTTTGAAGCATGTGTGAACCGTTCCAGAGAAACACGAGCAGCTGAACCAGGAACTGCCACACATTCTGAACATTCTCTGATCGCCATGACAACCTGGAGGAACAGGACAGACAGGTTTGAGTTCCGTTCCCATGCCGACCGGGAATGATTCACTCTTGCTCTCCGTCGACTGTGCTGGGATTTATTATCTCACGACTCTCTGATTCTCTTTATTCCTCAGGAGTGCAAGGATTCTGAGCACCACaaagttatttgaaatacatttaatggAAACATTTAATCTATTTATAATTCATGACACAATTAACATGATCAATAACTGTTTCAAGACGATATGATATATGCTTTATGATTTTATACAGATACCTACAATTCTCTTAGAGATTTTTACTTGATTTCTCCTGTGCACCAGCagcattttcacatattttaaaataaatatacttctgataaatatcattaaacgtcatataaatataagaaaactaAAGATATCTGCTATTATCCAGACTAATTATGTTTCCATAACGAAGTTATGTCAACCATTAAAcatcatatttcataaaatatatagcatataaaacttcataatctaatatatatagcACTACACGCAAATTTGCTGAATTTATAAAGCTTTTGATAATAAATGACTTAATGTGATATATAacttaacaaataatatataattaatttttataacttATATACTTGAcagtttaaatcattatattatctCTAAAAAcctattgtattttataaattattaaattagttattattatgcattatttttaagtggatgctaaaaaatatatttttttattaggtatagcataaatgtatatgtagtttggagcatttatttattaCGTTCCTGGCACATTGTACATTTATGAATTATTGATGTGTATTGTCCCTGACAAATatacctgaaataaaattaattattattcatttttaaatttgctaTTTAATGCTAAATATGACATAATATTTATGaagtttacatatatattatttaattgtctatttattatataccaaaaacatataaattcagATACTTATGTACAATCAGGTTAATAtagatgaaatataatatattacattaaatcaatgatacatatatatatatatatatatatatatatatatatatatatatatatatatatatatatatatatatatatatatcataatatatacatcactaaaatgattatatataaattcataatataaGTTATGCTTAAAAAACCCTTTTGGAGGACtctttttaaatcagtttattaaTTACTGTAAAGATTTATACAAACATTAGCACTGTAAATGTGGCCCATAATTCCTGAATGAGACTCAAGTTCACCATGACAGCAAATATTTAGGTTTCATTCTTCTTAACAGAGAGCAGAATGAGTAACAGtgagggcgtgtgtgtgtgtgtgtgtgtgtgtgtgtgtgtgtgtgtgttcacctgtcTGAGTGGGCGGGGTCACGGGCCGGTTCAGGTGCGGGGATATTTCCTCCTCCTCAGTGTTTCTCTGAATCAGTGCCGGTCTCGAGCTCACAGTCAGCTGCTGCTGAAACACTGAAATCATGAAATCACGCTGATCTCAGTCTCTGCGGATGAAATCACTTTCGTTACAACCATGAAGAAAGGATCGTTCAATTTCCTGGGTCGGAAGAATCCAAATCTGTTCGACACCAATGTGGAAATCAGGGACATGGGTAAGAGAGATTCACTCTGGTGTAGAGTTTAAATAGATCTGATATCAGTTTAATGTGTTCCTCGCGCGACCTTTGCACCTGTCAGGGAGCGCGCGTGCACGTGAGCGCGTCACACGTCAACACTTTTTATTCAGGAAACGAATAACCTTCACAACAGACTCTggattagtttgtttttgaaatcaatTTAGGAGCAAATTTGTTTTCTGACAGAAAACCCGCAAAACCGTAAACAAATAATCTGTTTTTGATTCGGAGGTCCGTGACGTGTCCGGTTACACTGACAGAAAACTACGACTGTGTTATTTGGACATATACCATGATAGTACCATGTTTCTGGGCGTATATCATGGTAATAtacttacgaaaattaaccatggttttactacaaattaaaccaaaaaaataaaaacatggttacCAGTAGTTAAACCATGtcaaccacaaattaaccatggttttgctaccctaaccatagtttaaccatggtatttgtagtaaaactgtttttatacaaatggtaatcaatacgccaaaaaaacatggttactacatttttactacaataaaatcaTGGTCAATTTTCGTAAGGGACCATGTTCCTTAGGACATATACCACCATGTTTTTGGACGTATACCATGATAGTACCATGTTTTTGGACGTATATCATAGTAATACCATGTTCTTTTGGTATTACCACCATGTTTTTTGGACGTATACCATGATAGTACCATGTTTTTGGACGTATACCATGATAGTACCATGTTTTTGTACGTATATCATAGTAATACCATGTTCTTTTGGTATTACCACCATGTTTTTTGGACGTATACCATGTTAGTACCACATTTTTGGATGTATACCATGATAGTACCATGTTTTTGGACGTATATCATGGTAATTCCATGTTCATTTGGACATATACCATGATAATACCATGTTACTGGATATATAACATTATAGTACCATGTTTTGGGGCGTATAGCATGATAGTATCACGTTTTTGGACATGTACGTTAAAATACAGTGGTTTTGGATATGTACAATAGTGATACCATGTACAAAAATGGTAGTACCATTGTATTTTGAACATGTACCACTGTagtaccatgtttttggacatttaccatGGTACTACATTGGTTTTGGGTTGTAAAACAATGGTAATAACATGTTTGTATTCTGGTTGTCATGTAAATATCATGGTACATCAGTTTTGGTACaaatagtatatttaaaagtACTGTACTATTACGGATTTTCATAACTAACATATGAAATACacattcattcttatttttatttttgtgaaggaAGATCAGTACTTTAAAAACACGCGTCTGCTGTCATAATGCAGGTCAAACTTCCTGTTTGTAATGATTGACAGTCAGGGCGGCAGAATCTTTGGTAATTACATCATTACCGCGTTTAAAGTCGCTAATGAGCCAACACAGATAACTAAACAGATTATGAGACTGTTGATGGATCATATGCATGGAACACAAAGGTCTTGAGTTCAAATCCTGATTCACAAGACtcctttttgaaaaataatgggAGTTTGTGttcagtaaaagttatttttggcTTTTCAAGAATGTGTGATAAGACGAACCAGACACTGACCTTTGACTTGTCATGAAGACATCACGATGCTTATGAACCTGTTGTTCTGCTGTTTTGGTGGTCACACGGTCTTGAGTAGTGACACTGCATGCACCCACACAGACTGCTAGTTACCATGTTAACTAGGTAAATAACATATCTTTGTTTTTCAGACAACATGGAGCTGGTGTTTAACTCGGCTGCCATCCCGGAATCTGGAACCGCCAAAGTACGCTCGCGTCCAACTGTCAAACACTTCATGGTACGTCCCAAACACGCCGATCACCAGACTTCACCCATGATATGGTTTCTAACTTAAATAGAAAATAGCATTCAAACAGTTTTCTGGGTCACTTACAAAAATTATACGATAGGATTACCatggtttttggacatgtactATGGTAACACTATTGGATTCAAGCTACCTGGTACAATGCAGTGATGGTTTTACTGGTGCAAATGTCCTAAAATACAGGCTAAAACCATGGTACATTTCCAAAAAACAGGGTAAAACCATGGTTCACGTTTGTAAATTATCACTGTACCAAAGTACCACCATGATACTTTTTCCTGTAAAAACAAATTCTGGGGTGACTTACAAAATAAACCATAGTActgtattatgattttttttgtttgtttggtttttttttttttggacatgtactatGATACTACCATGGGCTCCAAGGTACTTCCAAAATACTTAATTCAGTAATGGTTTTACTAGAGCAAATGTCCAAATAAACAGGCTAAAACCATGGTAGGTGTCTAAAAAAACAGACTTAAACTATAGTACGtccaaaaaaagataaaaacagggTAAAACCAATATACATGTCGAAAAAAGCATTGTATGGTACCATGGTACATTTCCAAAAAACAGGGTAAAACCATGGTTCACGTTTTGTAAAGTTTTTAGTGTTGAGGTCActaaaaaaatatagtattacCAAGTTGTTTTTGTACATGTATAGTAGTAAtgtacttaatttatttaatttactatggtaataccatGATATTTTTAAGTACCTTGGAGTACCATGCAAGTACCATGCAAGTATACATCAATTATGGACACACAATCTGAATGCATTTTGGTGCATCGccactgtacattttgtatttaattatttaatagatAATAGAAGTCTTGAGAGAAATGTGCTGAAATCGTCCAGTACACACATTGCTAAAGACACACTTTTAGCTTCAGGATAAACACACCCTTAGTATATAAACACACTTTGACTCTGACAGAACacagtgcacgcacacacacacacatcatcatcagtTTAGGGTTCGTATCACCCTGGTGATGCCTACATCACAGCAAACATGCTCCCTTTGGGTGTCGGTAATCGACAGTCTGAACATGTTCAGACCTGAGCGATTCTTTCGTTCACTTCATGAGATCAGGATAGTGATGATTCACGTGTTCCTCTGGTTGTTCCGTGCTGAGGTTAGACGTCATATAGATGCAGGTTTGTTCTGGCTGAGTTATCCAAACCTGAAGATGCTGTTTTGAATACAAGTTTTGTTTGTGTACAGAACAGATCAGGCAGATTTACACACATCCTGTGTTTGAGCTAAGTATTGGTGTTTGCTACGGCAAGTGTTACTATTATTATGGCTCATATTTAGGGTTAGTATTAAACCTTTAGagttaaaagggtcatatgacattgctaaaaagaacattatgttgtgtatttggtgtaatgcaacgTGTTTATGCGGCTTAAGGttccacataatttacattattgttactcctctatgccccacctttctgaaacgcaacgatttttacaaagctcatccttctgaaaagcaaggtgtgcacTGATTGGTCGGCTAtccagtgcactgtgattggctgaatacctcaagcgtgcgGGCTTGAGAACGGTGTAGCCGGCAGATTCGATGAAGGAGCGGCCAgcgggcttgcagcaaccacatgtgacgttgtgaagttgatgtatttcctcagcgaccagcacagatcagctccagacatgacgaagcggatatcatcctcttttggaaggctaaacaaagtagtttagctttcacaacgaaacacacagcgtctccacaacatggcggcaacaacaatactacagcgagaataaaagttacgccttctttctttgcgtgaacatttaggcggCGTTATACAAattttcccacatagtgacgtagacatgtgggggtgcgTTTAGACGAGGCATTTTAAGAGgccatggacaagtcttaacttttataaagaatatctctttgggtttgagacattAGTTTTTGAGACTTTCAgtttatctatgcacaaacagcttataacactccaaagagaaaggaaaatcagTGTGTTCACTTTCTGGACTATAATACAGGTGAAAACCCTCTAGATGGGTTCATTTGGCCAATAAGTAACCACAGCAGGGACTTTTCGCATGAACAAACACCACTCCCATTTGCacgcaagttgctttggataacaGCATCTGGAAAACATGTAAATGTAGACCAACTGTACCACTGATTATAAAACACAACTTTCACAATGTTTATGTATGATGTTAGGTCACTGTAGAGTTTTTTCTTTGTGAGGAGGTCCACACCTGAAGGTTTGGTCAAGTTGTGTTATTTTTCTGGGGAGATGATCCCATAAAGACAGCAAAACTTGAAACTCAAAAACACGTTTTAGGGGTGTGTCCCTTTTTGCATGTCAGTGAACTGAAAGGACAGGAATGAAAGACGAGTTATTTTATAGTAATCCAACTGAAGTTATCTACAAGGAAAGATTATCAAAGTACTTCTGAATTAGACTTTTATCAGACACAAGTTGTGCTCAATTTTGTAGAGAAATTACATTCAGTGCCTTTGTTGTAGCAACCTGAATGCTTCATAACAATCATTCACATTATGGGGTTTTAGTGAGGAGTGTCCAAGAATAGGTCTCACCTGATTTACAGAAACACAtctggaacattatttcaccctATTCATGCCACGTGTGAGTATGAAATCAAGATGGGTCCTGCAGTTTCTAAACGGTTTTAAGCATTTGTCAGAGaaataaagacaagaaaaaaaaaagcactaagtCGAGAGAAGGGATCCACATTTTTTGATCGTCATAAGCTCTCTGAAACTGGTTGGTTTGGTGCCTAGAAATTCAAACTCTGACTCAGTGGCTCCTGCAATAAAAGGTGTGTTATTACTGTAGACTCCCTTGCCTTCTAACTGACTCCTTTAATCAAGATGTAGCTCACACATGCTTCTCTTTAAATCCCAGTCATCTGAGAATGCGCACGGCTATGCAGTTCCAACTCCCATGGTACCGGTTCTTCCACCCTTCAGTGAGCCCAAGATAAACGGTACAGGTGAGTTCACAACACAGAACTCAACAAACATGATGACCGGGAATAGTTATTAACTTCTTGTCTTTGATCAGGAAACAATAGAACGTAAATATGGGATcaagaaaaattatgtttttcagcATGCTGAGGTGCATGTTTTAATGAACTTGTGGTTGATTTTCACATTGTCTTTTTATAGGAAGTACTACAAACCTCCTAAATGGAAGGATGCTTTCTGTTCCTGACCTACTCCAGGGGGAAATACTTATACCTCCTCCACCGAGCTCCGCTCCTCCACCCCCTCCATCATCTTTAGCCCCACCTCCTCCTTCATTCATCCCTCCCCCACCACAGTTCTTTGGTGAAATGGACCCTTCTTTAGATTGTGCAAGACTGCATCCCCCTCCAGTGGCACCCCCAAAACCACCATCACTTACCAGTTCCAATTACAGTGCAGATTTGGACCTGGCCTCCCTCAAACCTCCTCCAATGCCTCCTCCAAAACCTCCATCTGAAACTTCCAGCCTCAGAGGTTCCCTCCATAGCCTGGATGTCCAAGATGTCCCAGAATGCCCCAAGTTCAACCCACCACCACCTCCTGTTAAAACATCACCTGTTCTCGAAAAAGCTCAGAAAGCAGAACCTCAAAAACCCGTCCGAGTGAACTCCATACCTAATCTGGACATCCAGTCCCAAACTCCTGTGCCACTTGTTGCTTCCAACCAAACACCATCTAGCTTCAACCCTCAGAACACAGCAAAACTCTACAGCGTGCAGAAGAGCACACTACTTGGTGGACAGACAGATAGGGAAAAAAAAGTCCAGTCCATTCTGCTGCTGGAAGATTCTGCTGGAAACACAGTTGGTGTAGTCAATGGGAATAGTGGGAAAAATGCTGAATCTTTCCAACCAGGGGTGCCACCAACCAAACCAGCCCGTCGGAACAGTTCAGCCAATCAGTTAAAGGATGACCAGCCAGACATGACACAAGCTCCAAGTGAACAAGCCAAGGTAGAGCCCAAAATCAATCCTGAGCCTGTAACACCACAAAACATCCCCACTGAGGTACCAGCACCAATCAAAGTTTCACCCAAAATAGAGAAAAGGATACCTGATGTTAGGCAGGTGATGACCCCAGTTGAGTCCCCTGGCAGGCCTCGCAAGTACAGCCCTATCTTGAACCACCGACATCTAAACACACGGGGCGCAGACAGCTCAGTAAAGAAAGAGACCTCCATCTCACCTTTCGCCTTGCTGATGGCTGCAAAGGAAAGAGAAAAGCAGAGAACTGTTCTGTCCCAACAGAACAGCAATTCAACAGAGCCAGTGACTTCTGTGATCCAACCTAGTGTAGAAAAACCAAACTCCTTCACTGTAATTCCTCGAGAGCCAACACCAGACAGTCCCAATGCACAATTAAAGTCGACCACAAACACGCAACCACTCACCTCGCTATCAACTAAAGTCGATGTTCCACATGTGTCCTACTCAAAGCCAGAGCTAAGCTCAACCCCTCTACAAAGCCCCATGAACAACTCTGTTAGTGGTCTGGGTGTCCCTGTTAGAGATGTGGAAATTGGAGAAGGCTTGGTCTTCATTCCACCACCTCCTGAATTTGCCAACTCGGACTCTGAGGAGGAACCTCCAGTTCCCCCACCAAGTCACCCCGCTCCTGCTCCACCTGTGAAAAGTGTCCCTCCACCTGCTAAAACCTTCTTACCTGCTACACCTGCTCCAATTATCAACTGCCCCCCACCAAGTCACCCGGCTCCTGCTACCCCTATAAAACCTGCCCCTCTACCTTCTAAACCCTTACCTATTCCAATCACCAATGGCTCTCTGCCAAGCCACCCTGGTACTGCTCCAAAACCTGCCAAACCCTCCCTACCTCCGACACCTCCACCTATCACCAATGGCCCCCTCGTTTCCCCCAAACCTAAACCACCTAGCTTTCCTCCCAAGGCCCCAGGACCTCCCCCAAATATCCAGCCCCAGTCCAAACCACCTGTTCAAACTAAAGCCACTCAACCCCCTGCACAAGTGCCTCCATCCGTCTCCGCTAGCCAGGCAACACTTCTCAGTATCCTGCAGAAGAAGATGCTAGAGATGGACCCCAAATTCTCAGCTGTCAGGGAGGTGGAGACCAACGGAGATGACTGGAACTCTCCGCTGTCTGATGATGAGGCCACATCGCCCCTTACCACATACAATCCTATGACAAACCGCAGTGCCACCCTGCCGGCGCAAACTTGTGGAGTGGACATGAAGGAGCTGGAAAGCAAAGTGGCCAAAAAAGCTCAAAATTTGGCCACTTCGGCTAAATCCCAGAACAGGTAAAGTAAAAGTGAACACAAGTGACAAAGTTAACATGAAACTGTACTCACAATTACTTCTGTAATGTGtactttttgagtgaaacatgACTGAAAATTTCAGACAGGATTTTATACATGGGGGAAAAGAAAAGATTCACATTGTGAGGTATAAAGTCGCAATTGGGAGACATATAGTAGCaattactttatttcttttttactttgagGCGGAAACAGAGTTCCATAGGAGACTTAGTGACATCAGATTTCGTACAGAAAGATtacgtaacttttttttttctttgaataacgCATACAATCATTTAGTCATCACAGTCAACACCTCCCTCCCAGCACATGCACATAGCTGAGATGAATCACCAGGAAGATAAATAAACTGCCTCTGATACTGGAACAACATTCAACAGTTGTTTCCATGACATTTATGATTTACAATGTACATCAGGGCtgggcaacgtcggtcctggagggccactgtcctgcagagtttagctccaaccctaatcatgGAGGGCCaccgtcctgcagagtttagctccaaccctaatctttattttgtttgattattgtttgagctgtactctgcaggacagtggccctccaggaccaactGATGTACATGAAACTGCTAAAGTTGATTTATTTGGATGCTTAAACAAACCAACATGCAGCATTCATTTACTTACCGCATTTCATTCCAGCCGATGCCCCCAAAAATCTTATGTAATAATGAGGAATTATTGGTTAAAGTGTGGAACCAATAGGCAATTACTTGAAGTTCTAATACTTCATGCTTTTATAACTTTGAAAAAGTGTTTACTAAAGAATAATGGGACTCTTCTTTATCTTTTAGTAACGAACCATCAACCAAACagcagtttggaatgacatttacCGTGACACCAGGAGCCAAACAACCAATAACACCCGTTATCAAAGATGGTTCATCCTGATCCATTATTCCAGAGACGTGCCTTAcctgtacatactgtatgtacctACCTGACagatatttaacattttgcaCCCCGTCTGGAGCTTTATTACTGCTGTTGCTAAAGTATTACTGTAACTTTCCACCTGGACATTTCTTCAGCCGTCAGTATATTCAGATTGTGCCGAACTCTTACGACCGCAGCTTCATCACGGACTTTCTAGAGCTGCTAAAATCGAACAATGGAGCAACTTTACCTGTATATGCtatacacagaaacacattttaacGTCAAACCTTTTCATTAGTTTAATCCAGTTTCTAATCAGCTGTTTAGTTCGTAATTGTAActtctgcataatatttttgaatgtctTTAATCATTAATGTACAAAATTACTCTATAGCTCTCGATATGAGAGCTTCTTTCAGTGGTGCTGGATTTTTTCCAGGTCAAAACgtgatgtatttttattaatttataaaaagtatGCCTTAAAATCCGATCAAATGGTTGCGAAGCCTCGAACACATTACTGTTGGTacttcaaaatgaagaaaaatgcttTTGCTGCTTTTCATAGTTATTTTTTGAATCTGAAGCaagaatcaaaaaaaagaaataatgcaaaCTTTGTATTTGCATGAATATACTGGTTAAAAGTGTACTTGAAGAAATAAGCTAGCATCGGCTACAAACAGGTTTTTCTGGAAATCTCCACAGGTTTAATTGTGTGATATATGCAATAGGTCAATAATTGTGCTTCATTAATCTGCAAACTTATTTGTATGACTGTTcatgttaaattgtttttttggacatttaacCATTTGTTACCCCTGAAAGTAAGAATATAACCGCAATATTGTATAATAAAGATATGCGAGAGCATAAATATACAGATGACAGAAACTTTATTGAACAGTTAATCTTGGAAATGTGAGAAATGTCTGTTTGCCCAAATATGAAACGAAAAAAGCATTCATGCCCATTTCTGTGATGAGGCATTATTTGATGGTGACGGAACAGGGGTCAACAAGGCCAAGCCGCCCGGGGCCCAACACACGCCACGCATGAAATCCCGGTGCCGCTGGTCCCTGAAACTAAACACGGACCATACGACAGACTCAGGATCAGTGCTCTCAAGATATAAACGCACTTCTGGATCGACAGCACTTAGATTACATATTACCAAGCCATTATTATGAATGTGTACCAGGATAATATCGTTATGGACATATACCatggaaataatgttttttttaaggacaTTAACAGCGAGTACAATGAGAACAATGTAAATATCATGGTACATGAATATGAATTCAAAATTCAATGTTAATGTTAaggtgttttaaataattttgtaactatgtttaatcaatattattaaatttatacatacacatatatccctgtgtgtgtgtgtatatatatatagatagatagattttttaataataattaaaataaattataaacaaacagaaaaagtaaaaacaaaaatgtttttacagatatacagatatacacaGACAAAccatatatattcaaataattttactaaattcaatcaataacatttaatttaatataattagtaaatatttgaaatatacatttaaattacacatatccactttgtttttttgttttttaataacttttctatttttttatattatttattttttaattacacatatatagacacatttatataatacatataaatatatgcaatatttttaaattatgtaaatctaaattaatttctaataaaataattttaataaaatattgcatataaacaacgtaatttcaaataatgtttatactAACATTCTCTCAATTTTacttaatttgactttttttaaaaatataaattaaaaacacatttcattttttgtctataaaaatatgtattatttctaattaaacattttattaatacactaaatcgaaaaatattaaatattatattaaataaatatgtttattatttaattgtttgcagttAAATTAGAtatgtattgaaatatttaagCCACAAAAACTGTTTACTGATTGTCAGTTTCATGTACTTTGGGGTGTGTGGATTTCCTCTCCTCTCATTGGTCGATGCAGGGACAGCCAATGAGGAGAGAGGCTTGTGTCAATACTCACATTTCTCTGAGCTCTGCAGTAACCACGGCAACGGGAGCAGTCTTCACTGATAGAGGCCAGCTGGGGTGAACTGCAGGTGACAGCCCATAATAATCAGCAGTCATCATCAGCAGCAaacttcacacacagacacaatggTCTTAAAAACACTGCGGTGTATTCTTCTGTACCTGTCCGAGGGGAACGTCAGTCTGGAGACCCCCCGGCGGCGGTGAGCATTTATTGTCTGACGTCTGCAGGTCCCTCATCACCTGACACCAGACACACGTCAACACCAGAGCATCATGGGACAGAGCAGTGCATCGTgggaaatgacacacacacacacacacacacacacaattactacTGTGTCCACAGTCctgagaaaatgtaaataaaaaaattatatatatatatatatatacataaagtttgtgttttcagcatcattactccagtcttcagtgtcacatgatcttcagaaatcattctaatatgatgatttattacaattgtgctgcttaatatttttttggaacctgtg
Protein-coding sequences here:
- the LOC109103036 gene encoding formin-like protein 20 encodes the protein MKKGSFNFLGRKNPNLFDTNVEIRDMDNMELVFNSAAIPESGTAKVRSRPTVKHFMSSENAHGYAVPTPMVPVLPPFSEPKINGTGSTTNLLNGRMLSVPDLLQGEILIPPPPSSAPPPPPSSLAPPPPSFIPPPPQFFGEMDPSLDCARLHPPPVAPPKPPSLTSSNYSADLDLASLKPPPMPPPKPPSETSSLRGSLHSLDVQDVPECPKFNPPPPPVKTSPVLEKAQKAEPQKPVRVNSIPNLDIQSQTPVPLVASNQTPSSFNPQNTAKLYSVQKSTLLGGQTDREKKVQSILLLEDSAGNTVGVVNGNSGKNAESFQPGVPPTKPARRNSSANQLKDDQPDMTQAPSEQAKVEPKINPEPVTPQNIPTEVPAPIKVSPKIEKRIPDVRQVMTPVESPGRPRKYSPILNHRHLNTRGADSSVKKETSISPFALLMAAKEREKQRTVLSQQNSNSTEPVTSVIQPSVEKPNSFTVIPREPTPDSPNAQLKSTTNTQPLTSLSTKVDVPHVSYSKPELSSTPLQSPMNNSVSGLGVPVRDVEIGEGLVFIPPPPEFANSDSEEEPPVPPPSHPAPAPPVKSVPPPAKTFLPATPAPIINCPPPSHPAPATPIKPAPLPSKPLPIPITNGSLPSHPGTAPKPAKPSLPPTPPPITNGPLVSPKPKPPSFPPKAPGPPPNIQPQSKPPVQTKATQPPAQVPPSVSASQATLLSILQKKMLEMDPKFSAVREVETNGDDWNSPLSDDEATSPLTTYNPMTNRSATLPAQTCGVDMKELESKVAKKAQNLATSAKSQNSNEPSTKQQFGMTFTVTPGAKQPITPVIKDGSS